The Ipomoea triloba cultivar NCNSP0323 chromosome 13, ASM357664v1 genomic interval TACAATAACTAAcaattagtttatatatatttgtgagaTTGCTTTTGTCACTGCATCTGAAAACGGTACCTATACTAGCTTCTATGTTAAGGCAAGAGAAACATGATCGATACTGTAATCCCACGTACATTCCTCAAATGGATTTTGATTTACTTTATTGAAATTCAATCACAAATATAAAGATATGTTATCCACTTAGTTTCAATGTCCTATCTGGTTAACattagagattatatatatatatatatataccaaaataatgcaccataactccactgtccctaatggtgcatttgctaacactgtgtggtgtatatttgcatgccTAGTGgcgtgttttttggtgatgcgtacctaacggtgcatatttgtgtggtgcattttctaacactgagtggtgtatatctgtatacatagtgatAAGGCTgcactgttcacacgttaagaTGCGACCACActtgaacatgaccctatatatatatatatatatatatatatatatatatatatatatatatatatatatataaatttacaaatacTAAAACTAATTCCATCTATTTGTCCTCCGTCAGTTataccatgggtcatggttgatactgcagttgtgttaaactgatactgcaattgtgttgaaaggtagctgcagttgcgcggaacagaggtcgtgtcatccatctggaactgcagttgtattgaacggatactgcagttgtgttgaaaagatactgcagttgtgttgatcAGATACTGCAggtgtgttgaacggatgaacggcctatgttccgtgcaactgcagtttcttttcaacacaactgcaatatcttttcaacacaactgcagtatccgttcaacataactgcagtatcagttatgatcatagtccacagtataatttgcgttgTACTTAATGATGACGAGGAtagaattacatttttaatttttcatcgGCCATTTAATCTTCATCGATATTACattatgtgtgtatataatgtTGGTTACTTTTGAAGTAATTACTTAATTAGATTGTTTAGTActttaaattgaatatttagcTCTAAAAGGTTATCCttcagggaaaaaaaaattgtacccAAAGCCAGCCTGGATGATAAAAATCCCCTTTGAAGTCTGCTACATACTTTCTTGCTTTAACTTAAACTTTTgttagtattaaaaataaagtattCGGACTAATCAACATTTAGTCTAACGGTGGTAATGAAGATTTATTGTGAGCAAAGTGTGGTGGGAGAACCCTAAGCTGATAGTTCGATtatattgcacatttatgttttccTTACATACGCGGACTGATTACTTTTTGATGACTCTATCAAATTAAAGcttgtgttccatctcaactaataaaaatctaaactgatagttgaattgtacatttatgcttatatattataatatgctCAAGAGGGATATACTTCCTTCATGGATATTAAAGTAGATTTATGAAAATCCATAATATATTAATGTCCATAATATAGTCTAGTGAAGTTACGAAATATggattgtcaaaaaaaaaaaaaaaaaaaaaacactataagTGACAACTGGAGCTCCAGGAATCATTGTGATGATATGATGATTGTATATATGTTACAACATACTTAGCTTCAACATTGTTGTAGTCActaagcattatatatattgacaaCTTTTCTGTCAAAGTCTCAATGTGATGTGTCAGTGATCAAATTcctttatatatgtgtgtattccTTTGTTTTATTCTATTGTACTTTCTTGATCCAACTTTATTGTGTATGTGCATATTGTTTCACATCCCACAAAACTATCGGTCGGTTTTAAATTACTTGGAAGagtaaattttcattttggttCTATGATTATTGAGATCTTGTTAATTACACTctacaacttttaaaattgttaatttagtatcttaaatattcaatttttatcaaagacaaaaatacaacaaaatccaattctaaattttatttttttttttgaaaacaattctAAAATAATTAGTTGAAcatgaaattaaagtaaaattaaaattttaatggaaAACAACAATCCAAAAgcaagaattgaaaaatatattaaggctatgtttggcaaacctagctgaaagctaaaaaactataagctcgaagcttaAATCTGAAGAGTTGCTAAGCTAAccattatgcttaaaagtgtttggtaaaattagctttttgataagccaacaaatgtaaaaagactaaaaaggacatctttataaaatttaaatagttttaaatttaaatatgtttgtttacatattaaaatataaaataatgaaatcaatatattttaataacatataaaataagaacatatatttgaaaatacataaagtaaaacaaaatgtttataatccacaaaattagttcatacaaaaattattgtttaaacacaaatgtcaaattgaaattacaacaaaacatattgaagagaaaatgcgaaaagagttttaattgagaggggtaaaggaggttatttatttaaaataataaggataaagatgaaaaaaagttaataagctactagcttatttttgaaaagctacctaaagtagcgtttcaaaataagctcttattttaagctattagcttattttgagaacattaccaaacagagcttatagcttattagtagtttaaaataagctataagctctgccaaacagagtctaAAAGAGATCGAATAACTCATCTTTTAAATGGATGAATTCTTGAATTGCAATGTTGATTgacctttaaaaaaaacttagctcgcctaaacaaaatatatttgtaCTCCCTTAGGCgagctaagttttttttttttttttttttttttttttttttaacaatctaACCTATACATAGTAACCTATACATAGTATCTATTCAACATGATAATGCAAATATCCTTGATTGGCTATTCACAGTTATAGTGTTCACTTGAGCTAAATATTccaaattgtaatatataagTTTCAACCCAAACTTAAGTACCCTTCACTGCTTATGTCTCGGTGGAGAAAATAAATCACGGGATGTGCTTCAACTAGCCTTCAGTTCTTCGAAACAAGGCCAAATCAATACCTCATTTTTTAGTCCTTGGTAGGACTCAAACCTCGCACATTGCAACTGCtagtaaaacaaaatttatgaacttattttaaattaagtaCAATTAATTGACCAGTTAAATTATGACCGAAGActaaggtcctgtttggtaaatggttgttggctgattggattggttgtttgggttagaagatatgatttgttgataatattagctgattgtagaaagttgtttgataaattggctggtagctgatagctatttggtataatttctttctcaaaaagctaattgaaaagactgctttgagtagccttttgaattttagcattttggagttacaaaaagcttaataaccaaacaaccaatagtggtcaaataagccaaaattggctgataggctgattatttaccaaacagggcctaaattATACCCCATAATATATTACATGTCAAATGAttgtttgtattaaaatttagTTCAACatcaatatatgtattttactagaactaaatattcaattattttgaACCTAAACACAAAAAGATATAATGAAAAACTTCAATAGTTTTGATCTATATAATATTGTCACATTAATTAGTCTCTAGCATGCCAAATCAATCATGcttaaaaaaatctataaaaattaaaagttaattaatagatataaaataaagttggtggagataattaaaaataataacaataaaaggAGAGGTCATGAAACTTTTTGTTGGATAGATGTCAGCAAATGCAAAAGCAGTGTCATAAATATGAGGATTGTTGCTGAAAAAGAAATATGatctttaggaaaaaaaaattagacttATAAATATCACAACCAAGCTCAGTGCTCACTAGATATCCTTAGTCAAAAACAAATTTGCATTAACAAAAAATGTTTTCACTAAATATCTATTAGTGGCAAAGCATCGTAAGAAGGTAAATTAGGTCATCTTGTGACATTAgtcaataaaatattataagaaaGTAAATCAACTTAGATCATTCATACTTCACCTACTTaaatagaaaatattaatagatAATTTTTATGAAGAGTTAAACTTAAAATCTTGTATTtatcaaactaatttttttatgaaattgATTGAGATTGCTGCATTACATGCTTAAATCTCTACTAAGTGGGGCCGGCATGATTTAATTAGTCACTCATTTTATGTGAAATGACACACTTATTTTTGCTGTCCAACTTACACACTAATAATCTTGATGTGTCGATACACGCATACCAATCCCTTTTGTCACGTCATTCGTCAACATTGAGTACAAATCTAATTACTTATGTGTCGGATTTGAGTTTATTTCAGTTTTAGTCCTTGATTATTACAGTTTTAGTCcttgattattatatatgaattgtatttAGTACTtgattatttaaaagttttatggactttgtaatttaaatatcatttgATTTTGTCATTCAACTTTTCCGCAAAATTTTATAAAGTGTTCCTTTCAACACTGCATTTGTTTCTTCCGGATCGGAATGATTACTATTCTGAAAGGTGCATTTCTGATAATAGTTGGTCGAAAAATTAGATggcatgaccaaatgtgatacaaattacattgttatacacttaattataaaaattttaataatcaagGACCAAGTGTGATTCATGtaaccaaaagtgaaatttattctatcTGGTTTATTATTCACGAGTTAAATCAGTTTTTTTTACTGCTTACtttctttaatgttttttttaaaaaaaattttgaatttaaaattttgtgtttaatagtattttttaatgtaatttctaaatatataggttttatatactaatactgaATCAAATATTACAACAAAAATTGAATTGCAAATAACTTAAATTAAATCTCATTAACGGAACTAGacgcataaaataaaatagagacaGTAAAAAATTGAGTGGATGTAGTGTGGTCTCTCCTTTGTGAGGATAACTAAACCCCATTCTGTTTGAAGCACGaaaagtcaatatcgcctccaccaAAGTTTGAATCTACCCCTTCCATATGAGGTGCAACCAGGTGCCAATAGATCACAAGTTCTTTGGTAAAGTATTTAACATTATTCTTGTTAGATTCTATCATTAAATATATACGTGTATTCCACACGCAAACGAGTATACACGCATatatgtgtgagagagagatgagTTTGAACTACAGATATCATATTTAGGCAATTTATGTCCCTACCATTTGAGCCAATGCTTTTCAATTAAAGACTTGATTACTTGAACATTGAAATCGAGATTTTATATATGGAAATCAATCTGCTCAAACCTGCATAGCCTTGGTAGTGACTAGTGTGTATagatatgtatacatacacatgtatatatagagagagagagaaaaaaggaGTGGGAAGGGAGTAATGGATTCTCTTTTTGGGCATTGGCAAAGACACTGATCCACGCAAGGGGAATCTGCTTTTGACATGCATCCCAATTCCAACGgttcaaatattaaaagaaatgcAATTTATACTTCTCCATAATATTgccaattattaatgtcacttttgaattattaatgatataaatatttcttttcaattttaaaacgATATATATATTGTCCTTTTTATACTGACGGGatgggcaatatttacactagGGAGGAacaatatatgtactgttttgaaaattgaggagAAACATTTATACTACTAATAATTTatgagtgacattgataattggcacaTTATGAAGggtataaattacaaaattttcaatattaaaagAGAATATATATGCGCAAAAGGAGCGGCAGAGTGGCTGAAGCataattttgacactaaaagattataaatttgattattgTTAATACTTTATCGATCAATCAAGAGTGACACACAAAGATATAATTTACTCATTACATAATGTCACAtagtaatttaaattttcttgtcgcaaaaaaaaaaaagaaaaacaaaaccaaaaaaaaaaaaaaaaaaaaacaaaacaaagaaacaaagaaaagaaaaaagaaaaaggagggAATTACATCCCTTTGGAATCATTACCCAACATCTGCACTAACGTTACGTGTACTCCCTACTTGGCAAATaattatgtggatcatggtcaatATAGTGTTGTGTAGAccataaaaaatacattatttgtatacagaatatatattataaaaaaacaatatacattcagtacacataTAATGTACTcctagtatattaaaaatgtatcttatattAAGAGAAAGTACAATATTTGAGTATTTTCAGTATTCaagtaatgtactttatgtgcacaaataatgtactttttatttatgatccacgtagttgtgtggaccatggtccacccaATAATGCTCCCCTACTTCGTGGcatattataccatggaccaaggtctaCCTTGTGTTATAAACTCTAgttcaaaaataacattcagattctGAATCAGTAGTTGGCACATTCTGTATTTGCAGTTGATCGTTTTTGTACTTGTTGCTATTGTGTTAACAtgtaaaaaattgttaaatgcaatacataatttattaattaaaaatacatgttttttttaatcaaaattcacAATATTATATGAACCCTAGTttatagtataacaattgctaCCTCGTACTCTGCAAATTCCTGAATTCCAACACAGTGGGCAGTCATATTGAGAGGCCCATTTCGCTTAATGGGTCAAATAGCCCATTAGCACTGTGGGCTTTCACTTTCATTCTGTTTACTCCTTTTAATTGCGGCAaattattccatggaccatggtccacacaactgtgtggaccaaaaataaaaagtacattatttttatattgaaggtgcattattttatggtacattatttttgtactgaaggtatattatttgatatatactgtcaaatatgACAACCTCTCGAAAGGCCGCATTTGGAGCGGTATTGCTGACACCAGACGGGAGTTTCACAGCAGCATGCGTCGGACCTATTATTGATTGCTTATCACCCCTCATGGCGGAGGCCGTCGCGTGTAAGGAGGCATTATCCTGGCTAAGGAACTTGGGAGTGGATGATATTAATGTTTTCATGGATTGTTCTCAGCTTTACAGTGGCCTAAAAAGCTCGCGATCTTCTTTTTACTCTTACGTTGGTTTGTTCTTGGATGTCTGCAGGTCTACTGCAGCATCATTTTTATCTTGTCAGTTTACTTTAGTCTCTAGATCGTCAAATACTTTAGCTCATACTCTTGCTTCTGCAGCCCGTTCTCAGGCTAGCATTCTGTATTGGGACTCTGTCCCTCCCGACTCTATTGCTTCGCTCTTTTAATATTGATATTCGTGGTTTTTGCcttcaaaaaaataatgtaccctaaaataatgtacctacagtataaaaataatgtacctccagtacaaaaataatgtactttttatttttggtccacatagaccatggtccatgcaataatgattgtttaaTTGCAATCtaattcttcttttatttttattttaaaaaaataaaaacgttGTATGAacaatatctgttcatacaaTTTTAAAAAGGCAATACATGTGAATAGAACTTCGAAAGTGTtgtcaaagactttgtggtctagtggcacccggtttacaaaCAGATACTGTAATATATGACTTGTGTATACATATAAATGGAGGATATCCTGGGTTGAGTGTTTTGAACTCTCTTCCAAGGGATTGAGACCTATTCTTAAAGTTAATAGTATTGAGGAGGCATTATCAGGCTCTTCGAGAGCTTTTGTGGCAAGATTAGCAGTGTAATATATAGAGAGGTTAACTTTGTATATTATAGATTGGATGATAACACATATGGATGAAAGATAGTCTGAGTTGAGTGTTTTGAACTCTACTCCAAGGGGATTGAGATCTATTCTTACAGCAAATAGTATTGAGGAGGCATAATCATGGTTTTCATGATTCCAgtattttgtttgtttacttccattttataaatttgtggtcaaataatgattgttatcttttatttttattttttgaatcaaCAGGACCAAAGAAACCTTACATTTATAAACCTAATTCAAATAGTCTAAGCTACGAAATcccaaataattctcgaaagtCTAAATGATTGTTGTCTCTAATATGCCCATATATGATTCTcaaatttcaaataaagttaCATACATGTATCACAATTTAAGAAGTAAACCATCCATTAACATTTAATACTCACAAGATAAACATatatctaaacttttaaataatgtataagATGAAACTTGAATCTAAAACATTCCACAATAATAACCCTCATTGCTCCAACTTTAACCCCTCTTTGTATTTAATCAAGCAataaaaagtttcttttccatGGTGGGCTCTCTTGAATTTCATAAGTGCAACATTTTTCAATGTCAAAGACAAGATTAAAATAGTCTGAGACAACTCTAGTCAAGTTAGTTAGGTTGTTAATTTGGTAACCACAATATCTATAAGTTTGACTCTTGTGGTCGGTCAATTATGGGcaatttatgttattttacctcattgtggtcaTTTGTCAGGTAGAGTCACAGACGGAATTTACTACtccccaacaaaaaaaaaatctcaataaGAGAGTCCGAGTAAGTGAAGTAGGTCAAGTCTGTTACATATGGTCTTTCTAATACGATTTACGTCTCTGACATGTGTGATTTACGACTTTACCTCATCAttaaagagaggaaaaaaaaaacaagataaaaatagaaaaagattaGTCCTTCTCATAGTCAAAAGCAGGAATTTCTTTTATGGATGATATAGAAGCTCCGACATTAGGATCATATGACGAAAATGCCCTCATGccacaaatctcttgaaacatgGAAATCCTGTAATCTTATCCTCTACACTCTCAAACTGCCACACCACCAAATTCTTTGCCACCAAAATAACAGAAAATAAACTAAGGCAAGACAAAAgatcaaccaaaaaaaattcaaaaaatcaaaaaaagatGGCAACTTTCTGTCTCTCAAATGCAAAATCCTTCCTCCCTTCACTCCAATCCTCTTTCccatcttcctcttcctcttcacCATTATCAATTCATACCCAGAAGCTCAATTCAAGGAGACAGCTCATATGGTGCAAAGCTGTGGATGACTCACATTTCCCCCCTCCAATTCTCATCTCCAAGAGAAGCCTGTACCTTAGCCTCACCACCACTTTGCTGCTCTCCTTGAGTGGCAGCCATGGCTGCTTTGATGCCAATGCTGCAATTCTTGAggctgatgatgatgaggacttGTTGCAGAAGGTGAAACAGGACAGGAAGAAGAGGCTTGAGAGACAAGGACTTATCAATTCCTCTGGTAAAGAGAGAGGTGAGAGTTCTTTCTTTTAAGGAAGATAAAGAGTAAACCCAAGAAAATGCATTGTTCATATGGAATTATGGAGATTTTGTTGTTTATACTAAGTTCTTGTTTGGATttcaataatttcttttgtGGGTACAAATGCTGTAAGCCTGGGCTTGAATGTAGTAGATGTTGAGAAGGATAAACAAAATAACTTAAATGTCTTGTCTTAATTCATCTTAGTAATAGTTTAAACATTTAACCCAAGTGCAATGCTTAATTTGTAGTAGAatgtagaaaaaaaattgaacttctGATTGAGGTTTCAAGTTGGTTGCTGCAAATTTCTTGACCCTTTTAACCATGAAATGTTTGGCtaagaatttgaaagtttagattATATCTGAGGAATGATGTATCCAATCAACATTTTACATTGTGTTCTCTCTCAGTATATGTTGGAAATGGTAAATAGTTCTTTGTTTTACTTTCCATGATTGCTGCTGTATTATAAGCTAGGATTTCTAGTGTAAAGGCGATGAACGAAAGCACATAGAATTTATGGTGGTTTGAGAAGATAAATTCACGCAAAGGGAACTCTTTGAAATTGCAATGATTTAGTTAACTTTGTAATTAGAAGACACCACGAAAGAAACGAGACTATTTTTAGTATTGCTTTAAAGAAATGATCTTCATTTTGTCTTCTTCGATGTTGTTCATCTGTGCCCTCAATCTGGTGTAGAGGAACATTAGCTGCAAACTCCTAATTGATTGATTCTGGTCTAATATATGATCATATTAAACCAATGGAACCAGATTTAGAATGTTGTTCAAGAATATACTTCTTTCTCATTTTCAGCATTGATCATATTTATGTCCTTTCTTCTATTGGAATATTAGCTACTGATTCCTAATTGATCGATTTGGTTTTCTGTATAGCTGATTAACAGGATCATACTGGAATTCATCTGATATTGCTAACTAGTTATGCAGGATACCTGCAAGATCTCGTCTACAAGCTGAGCAAAGTTGGCCAAGCCATCGAGAAAAATGATCTCCCGGCTGCAAGTGGTGTTCTCGGTCAAAATGTTGAGACAGATTGGGTTAAAAATGTTAACTCGGCCTTAACCAAGGTCTCTAGATCAATCACATTCTCATTTCTATGTGCTTCAAACTTTTATCGAAAATAAGACTTTCGGGTTTTAATttcttgtccttttttttttccccgagaaatttctctcttttaaatgttacttttctCCAACAGTTCAGCATCAGCCCTGAGGAGAAGAGTGAGGTAGATGCTTTCAACTCATCGTTGGCTTCTCTAATTTCATCGGGTATGATGATTTCTTAAGACTATGTTACAGGCATTTCTTTTGGTTAACAAGCACAAAGAGGCTTTAGTAACACGCAATATGATTTTCTGCAGTCATAAAGAACGACATTGAAGCATCAAGAACATCGTTTGTAGCATCAGCAACTGCATTCGAGAAGTGGACAACCTTAACAGGTCTGGTTGGAGAGCTTAAAGGACTCTGAAATGAAAAAGGGATGCTCATTTAGTATATCTAATGCGCCGAAGGCCATGGCTGACTCCAATTTTTCCACTCGGATTTACTACATTGAGCTatgttttagttgttttttttatgCATAGAATTAGTCTGCAGACAACAATGTTCAATGATCAGATTCTTGTTTACTACAGCTGAGTTTATCAGTATATTGTGTACCTCATTGTTTATCAAGGATATGGAGTAAATATTCTTTTGTTTTGAACTGAACATTCATTGTCTTTCAAGTAAATATCCATCACAAAAGGCTCCCAAGAATGAGAATTCAAGTGAGTGGATCATGATAGGTTAATGCAACATCATTTTGGACACCATGAATTCTACTATAATAAATGTACGAGAATGGGCGACCcaatcaagttggtcagactgttggcttggtaaccacaaagttCGTTGGAATagtctattggccttcttaatttgagctgaTCAGTTGTGGACAACCCGGTTCAGACATCATTTCAGGCGGGGTAACAGGGTTTACTCGATGCACACTCTCAAACAGTGACTACGGTTCCCtgatcatccaaaaaaaaaatgtatgactAGATTTAGTAAAACCATCTATTAACTTATTTAGTTTTACATAATGAGTTCAGACATCATTTCTGCAACTTACAGGTGGCCTCAGCATAACACAAGTTCTTATACAACAACAAAGACACAATGTTAAAGGACAAATTCTACAGTTTCACATAAAGGCCTAAAGGGATTTCATGAACTATGTATCATTAACAACACTACAATCATCACAAGTTATGGCTATGAAAAACTCATAGGTGCTCATGGACTGCATCTTTTCTGCTCCAGTGCGCCTAAGCACTACATATTTCACTTCCCAAAGGCCCATCAGGAGCTTCTCGAAGTGAAATTTGCGATGTTTAGGTGCTCTGGAGCACAACTTCCATGAGTGTTAATAGTTTCTCATGAAGGTCACAACGCAAGAGCCTCATCAGCTCTACTGCCATTCTCAACCACTATTCCCTCGCTTGCTTCATTGTTCACCAAATTACTTTGTTCCTCGGCCTTTTTGGTTGTCTCACAAGTTTTCTGTTCGTGTTTCTCCTCATGCTTGTTTTGATCAGCAGCACACGccaatttttcctttttcaatgtAGCATCATCCTCCTCAGCAACCTGAGCAGCGTTCTCATCCTTCTGAGTTTCTTTAGCAACATCAGCTGCTTTCTCAACCTCGGCCATTTCTGCATCTCCACGAGAATTGTTCACTTCGGGAGCATTTCCTTCAAAACCATAAACAATTTGGGTTTCGTTTTTCTCATCATCTGCATTACTCTTCAATACATCATTCTTAGTTTCATCCTCCTTCTCAACATTGTTCTCGAGGTTTTTTGCTTCATCCTTTTCCTCTACATTTTCTGCAGCAGCTTCAATTTCATCTTTTTTCTCGTCCTTCTCTCCCTCAACATCTTTTCCAGCAATTGCACCTGGAGAACCCTCGGGTTTCTCTTCAGCTCCGTTCTCATTGCCACCCGACTTCGAAGCTGAAGATTTCCTACCTCGTTTTTTAGGAGGTTCGCTGTCAGGAGGAGGTGGAGCTGACTTCACCTTCCCGCTGATTCTCGCGGATCTCCTAGGAGTTTCACCAGTTGCCCAGTCAAATTCAGATAACGGTGGACCACCGGGGTGTGATTTCAGATACTGCTTTAACTGGTTTCTGCTAGTGATCTCTTCCCCGGTAGGCGCAGTAAAAGCTATTTCACTTCTCTTTGAAGCCCCTCCCTTTTTGTTTGTGAGCTGCATAAACAAGGAAGGATAAAAAAGAGTGAAAAGATACATCATAATTGAATAGGACAACCATAAGAATAATGAAAAATCCAAACAGTCATATATAGTTAGAACACAAGAGCAAACAACACAATTAAACACTATAAGAAGTTTACATAACATACTGCACAAATCAAAGTAACGCCAAGTATGATTGTGCATTCACCGTTAGGTAGCTTTGCAAAACAGACCATAATGTTAGCGAGTATACCAAGATCAATATCGAGCTCGAATATGAAGAATGCATTATATATTTCCCTCTTTCCTCGATTACAGAAGCATTTAAACAATGCCCGAAGAAGCAGGGTTTGGGGTGTTCAAAGCTTCATGTGGATAGTCATGCCAGAAAATTGATGACATAATAACAGCGAAATAAAATATTGTGAAGATCATGTAAAGAACAAACACGGATTTGATTTGAAGCAGaatagtaataaatataaattgatttttCCACCACAAATCATAAACTTATTATCTGAACTTGCTAACATCTCTAGTTTTGAGTTGAAGAAAGATATGCCAAACGACCAGCActtaaagaaaacaagaaatgtTAAGTGAAAGTAAAGGTTTGACAGAAAAGTAAATGTTAAATAACAAGACATATCCGAGATTACAGATTAAAAAGTGCACCACAAGGCGGAATTGCATGTTAGCAAGTCTCAATAACTAAAAGCACCTAAAGGGCATGTAGAAATGATATCCTTAACCTTAGTGCAGAAATCTGAAATCTTCCAGCCAATCAGAGCTAGGAAAAGAACAATCATCAAAAGGTGATACTCAAAGATTACGGTTGTTCCCATTAGCCAGACTACT includes:
- the LOC116002803 gene encoding methyl-CpG-binding domain-containing protein 11-like, coding for MVPKMASSDEKNEVVSLELPAPPGWKKMLTNKKGGASKRSEIAFTAPTGEEITSRNQLKQYLKSHPGGPPLSEFDWATGETPRRSARISGKVKSAPPPPDSEPPKKRGRKSSASKSGGNENGAEEKPEGSPGAIAGKDVEGEKDEKKDEIEAAAENVEEKDEAKNLENNVEKEDETKNDVLKSNADDEKNETQIVYGFEGNAPEVNNSRGDAEMAEVEKAADVAKETQKDENAAQVAEEDDATLKKEKLACAADQNKHEEKHEQKTCETTKKAEEQSNLVNNEASEGIVVENGSRADEALAL
- the LOC116002804 gene encoding thylakoid lumenal 16.5 kDa protein, chloroplastic, yielding MATFCLSNAKSFLPSLQSSFPSSSSSSPLSIHTQKLNSRRQLIWCKAVDDSHFPPPILISKRSLYLSLTTTLLLSLSGSHGCFDANAAILEADDDEDLLQKVKQDRKKRLERQGLINSSGKERGYLQDLVYKLSKVGQAIEKNDLPAASGVLGQNVETDWVKNVNSALTKFSISPEEKSEVDAFNSSLASLISSVIKNDIEASRTSFVASATAFEKWTTLTGLVGELKGL